In one window of Pseudorasbora parva isolate DD20220531a chromosome 7, ASM2467924v1, whole genome shotgun sequence DNA:
- the aicda gene encoding single-stranded DNA cytosine deaminase — protein MTNVVQMNNSVMFYCSVLMTQRKFIFHYKNVRWARGRHETYLCFVVKRRIGPNSLSFDFGHLRNRSGCHVELLFLRHLGALCPGLCGSSVDGARLCYSVTWFCSWSPCSKCAQQLAHFLSQTPNLRLRIFVSRLYFCDEEDSLEREGLRHLKRAGVQISVMTYKDYFYCWQTFVARRERSFKAWDGLQQNSVRLVRKLNRILQPCETEDLRDVFALLGL, from the exons ATGACAAATGTGGTACAAATGAATAACAGTGTCATGTTTTACTGTAGTGTGCTCATGACCCAGAGGAAATTTATCTTCCATTATAAGAATGTGCGCTGGGCCCGAGGGAGACACGAGACGTACCTTTGTTTTGTAGTGAAGAGACGCATCGGCCCAAACTCCCTCTCTTTTGACTTCGGACACCTGCGCAATCGCTCTGGCTGCCATGTAGAA CTGCTCTTTCTGCGTCACTTGGGTGCACTGTGTCCGGGCCTGTGTGGTTCCAGTGTGGACGGTGCGAGACTGTGTTACTCAGTGACCTGGTTCTGCTCCTGGTCGCCCTGCTCTAAATGCGCTCAACAACTTGCCCACTTCCTGTCGCAGACGCCCAATCTGCGTCTGAGAATCTTTGTGTCACGCCTTTACTTCTGTGATGAAGAGGACAGCCTGGAGAGGGAAGGACTGCGACACCTGAAGAGGGCAGGAGTGCAGATATCTGTGATGACTTATAAAG ACTATTTCTACTGTTGGCAAACATTTGTTGCACGGAGGGAGAGGAGTTTTAAAGCCTGGGATGGCCTTCAGCAAAACTCTGTCCGACTCGTCCGAAAACTCAATCGGATCCTGCag CCCTGCGAGACTGAAGATCTAAGGGATGTTTTTGCTCTACTTGGGCTATGA